The proteins below are encoded in one region of Firmicutes bacterium HGW-Firmicutes-1:
- a CDS encoding cation transporter, producing MNTNKIRFYNTMVISYYSGYIVLGTALLMIIPILTSLVFKEWNPLFDFAITMVISTLIGMSLVLFGQRIRENKAALQWKHGFVVVSFSWILLMVLCSIPYRLSGHTLSFLDACFDVMSGFTTTGLALTQDLDHISVSLNMWRHMLTFIGGQGVVVLALTFLVKQVGGAYKFYVGEGKDIELAPNVKGTTRLIWKISMIYLIFGTIVLWINGMLIGLNPVSAFFHGLFMFVSSWSTGGFSPMSQNIMYYHSFSFEVITIVFFILGSLNFGLHYAIWQGKKKELLKNIEVQSFVITSFLACTFAAIGLSKTGIYSNAISAFRRVVYNVLSAHTTTGLGSIYARQFAKEWGGFGILIMIVAMLIGGSACSTAGGFKGLRVGIVIKGIVADVKRLLSPERNVKAYKFHHIKDHVLDDRIIKTSSVIIICYMITFTIGTAIAAYYGYPLLDAAFEAASVTGNVGFSIGITSPSMPSLLKIYYIIAMFLGRLEFLSVFALIGYFIGGIKKLWERNQKY from the coding sequence TTGAACACAAACAAAATAAGATTTTATAATACAATGGTAATTAGTTATTATTCTGGATATATTGTTCTGGGAACAGCTCTTCTTATGATAATACCGATACTAACCTCTTTGGTTTTTAAAGAATGGAATCCTCTATTTGACTTTGCAATCACTATGGTTATTTCTACTCTTATAGGTATGTCTTTGGTCTTGTTCGGTCAGCGAATACGTGAAAACAAAGCAGCTTTACAATGGAAACATGGTTTTGTAGTTGTCTCCTTTTCATGGATTCTATTAATGGTATTGTGTTCCATTCCATACAGATTAAGCGGACATACCCTTTCATTTCTAGATGCCTGCTTCGATGTAATGAGTGGGTTTACCACAACAGGCTTGGCGCTCACACAAGATTTAGATCATATATCTGTTAGCTTAAATATGTGGCGACATATGCTTACTTTTATTGGAGGCCAAGGAGTCGTAGTACTTGCATTGACATTTTTAGTAAAACAAGTTGGTGGCGCCTATAAGTTCTACGTCGGTGAGGGTAAGGATATTGAGCTTGCTCCAAATGTAAAAGGTACTACAAGGCTCATTTGGAAAATCAGTATGATCTATTTAATTTTTGGAACAATTGTTTTATGGATAAATGGTATGTTAATTGGTTTAAATCCCGTATCAGCATTTTTTCACGGACTATTTATGTTTGTATCTTCCTGGAGCACTGGTGGCTTTTCACCGATGTCTCAGAATATTATGTATTATCATAGCTTTTCCTTTGAAGTGATTACAATTGTATTTTTCATTTTAGGCTCCTTAAATTTCGGTCTTCACTATGCTATATGGCAAGGCAAAAAAAAGGAACTACTTAAAAATATTGAAGTACAAAGCTTCGTTATTACCTCGTTTCTTGCCTGTACCTTTGCTGCCATTGGGTTATCAAAAACCGGGATATATTCTAATGCTATCTCTGCATTTAGAAGAGTTGTATATAATGTATTATCTGCTCATACAACTACTGGATTGGGGTCTATATATGCTCGGCAGTTTGCTAAAGAATGGGGTGGCTTTGGAATTTTAATTATGATAGTAGCTATGCTAATTGGAGGTTCTGCCTGCTCTACTGCTGGAGGTTTTAAAGGACTCAGGGTTGGAATTGTTATAAAAGGCATTGTTGCAGATGTCAAAAGGCTACTATCCCCTGAAAGAAATGTAAAAGCTTATAAGTTTCATCACATAAAGGATCATGTGCTAGACGACAGAATTATAAAAACATCCTCTGTCATTATCATCTGCTATATGATAACTTTTACAATTGGAACAGCTATAGCGGCCTATTATGGATATCCGCTTTTAGATGCTGCGTTTGAAGCAGCATCCGTTACAGGCAATGTTGGTTTCTCTATTGGAATTACCTCACCTTCAATGCCTTCACTCTTAAAAATCTACTATATCATTGCTATGTTTTTAGGAAGACTTGAGTTTCTTTCAGTCTTTGCATTAATCGGTTATTTTATCGGAGGTATCAAGAAGTTATGGGAAAGAAACCAAAAGTATTAA
- a CDS encoding potassium transporter TrkA translates to MKSIIIGGGKVGYFLLKTLKDRNYHVTMIERDKNTCSRIAEDIEADIICGDGTDLDVLIDAGIEEAEIIAAVTGSDEENLIICEISKINFDINKTIARINNPKNTVMFKALGVDKTVCSTEVIANLIEFEFDRDNFKIMQTFERGAMLLVEISIEESSPWCNFYIRDLHLPVECIIVSILRNEKIIYPRGDNQILEDDRVLMVSNNVVLQELKKRFRNGGVHHEKQKK, encoded by the coding sequence ATGAAATCAATTATTATAGGCGGTGGTAAGGTAGGATACTTCCTGCTCAAAACGCTTAAAGATAGAAATTATCATGTAACAATGATAGAAAGAGATAAAAATACCTGCAGTAGAATTGCAGAAGATATTGAAGCTGATATTATTTGTGGTGATGGCACAGATCTTGATGTATTAATTGATGCAGGTATTGAAGAAGCTGAAATTATAGCAGCAGTTACGGGTAGTGATGAGGAGAATTTGATTATTTGCGAAATATCAAAAATTAATTTTGATATTAATAAAACAATTGCACGTATTAATAACCCTAAAAACACCGTAATGTTTAAAGCTCTTGGCGTTGATAAAACAGTTTGTAGTACTGAGGTTATCGCAAACTTAATTGAATTTGAATTTGACAGAGATAATTTTAAAATTATGCAGACCTTTGAACGGGGTGCAATGTTATTGGTTGAAATATCTATAGAAGAAAGTAGCCCTTGGTGTAATTTTTATATTAGGGACTTGCACCTACCTGTTGAATGCATAATCGTTTCTATACTCCGCAACGAAAAAATCATTTACCCAAGAGGAGATAACCAGATTCTTGAAGATGATAGGGTTTTAATGGTTTCAAACAATGTTGTTTTACAAGAATTAAAGAAACGGTTTCGTAATGGAGGTGTGCATCATGAAAAACAAAAGAAATGA